From a region of the Verrucomicrobiia bacterium genome:
- a CDS encoding HU family DNA-binding protein produces the protein MTGFGSFDVGMRQARRGVNPHTNEHIEIPEMRLPRFRAGKALKSLVK, from the coding sequence ATCACTGGTTTCGGTTCTTTCGATGTCGGTATGCGCCAGGCTCGTCGTGGTGTGAACCCACATACAAACGAGCATATTGAGATCCCTGAGATGCGCCTTCCACGTTTCCGCGCGGGTAAGGCCCTCAAGTCTCTTGTGAAGTAG